CTCAGGTTCAGGAAAAACTTGCGCCGCTTTTGGAAAGGCTGGGTGAAAACAACAGCGAAAGGATCAAAGTCCTTCTCAAGGAGGGGATGGAGAAAGTCGGAAGCATACCAATGCTTCTCCTTTCGTACTTTTATGATTTCATGATTTCGGCGCTATCCTCGTTTGGAGGATTTGTGTCGGCGCTTTTCGACCTGGTTGTTATACCGGTCGCGGCTTTTTATTTTATGCGTGATATTGATAACATGAAGGAGAAAATGACAGAAATGATTCCTGAAAGACACAGAGAAAAGGTGAGATCGGTATTTGCCGAGATCAACTCGACACTATCAGCATTTGTTCGCGGACAGTTTACCGTTTCTCTGGTCATGGCGTTTTTCTATTCGGTCGGCCTTTATTTTATCGGCACACCAATGGGTCTGTTTATTGGGCTTCTTGCGGGGTTTGCGAACGTGGTTCCATACCTTCCTTTGGTTGCGGGACTGCTCCCGGCGTTGATACTCACATATTTCCATTTCGATCTGGATTGGCACCTCGTTGCCGTACTGGGGCTTTTCGCGTCGGTACAGGCCCTGGAAGGCTTTTATCTTACGCCAAAGGTGATGGGAAAAGCGGTTGGGCTTCATCCCCTTATGATCATGGCGGCGCTTCTTATCGGAGGGGTTGCGTTAGGTTTTGTGGGGGTGATCATAGCGGTGCCAGCCGCGGCAGTCATCATGGTGTTCTGGCGTCATTTCAACAAGTATTACAAAGAATCGGAATTTTACGGACGTAAGGAGTAGGGCTTTTTAATCCGCGTCGTCTATTGTTATTTCCTCCGTCTCCTTAACCTCTTCCATGATCCGT
This sequence is a window from Nitrospinota bacterium. Protein-coding genes within it:
- a CDS encoding AI-2E family transporter — protein: MDLPEEKSRDTARNNQFFFLFVFLSILALMFLLRDALFPFLAAFFIAYLLDPTLDKMEERNIPRTAGVLALLAAFFLFLFLAGFFIYPVLENQITTGVRHLPEYAAQVQEKLAPLLERLGENNSERIKVLLKEGMEKVGSIPMLLLSYFYDFMISALSSFGGFVSALFDLVVIPVAAFYFMRDIDNMKEKMTEMIPERHREKVRSVFAEINSTLSAFVRGQFTVSLVMAFFYSVGLYFIGTPMGLFIGLLAGFANVVPYLPLVAGLLPALILTYFHFDLDWHLVAVLGLFASVQALEGFYLTPKVMGKAVGLHPLMIMAALLIGGVALGFVGVIIAVPAAAVIMVFWRHFNKYYKESEFYGRKE